From Rubinisphaera margarita, a single genomic window includes:
- the trpA gene encoding tryptophan synthase subunit alpha, producing MTQTSSPIEAVFRERRAQGQLAFLPFIAAGDPDLEGTRKLLTCLAAAGADAIEIGFPYSDPIADGPVIQASYTRALTGKVTVDGIFGLVGSMKADGLPPLIAMVSFAIIFRHGPERFLEQAKEAGFSGFIVPDLPSEEAAELSGLIRAAGMDLIQLLAPTTTPARTKEIVANSSGFIYCIAVAGTTGERASVSENLITQLRQLKEQTETPLVVGFGISKPEHLDPLRDVADGAIVGSGIVKSLQKSADGEKSFDEALEEIEALARSMAEAAHQSR from the coding sequence ATGACGCAGACGAGTTCCCCCATCGAAGCCGTTTTTCGGGAGCGACGTGCTCAGGGACAGCTGGCGTTTCTGCCGTTTATCGCCGCCGGGGATCCTGATCTGGAAGGGACGCGAAAGCTCCTGACCTGCCTGGCAGCCGCCGGAGCCGATGCGATTGAGATCGGCTTTCCCTACAGCGACCCCATTGCCGATGGCCCCGTCATTCAGGCCTCTTACACCCGGGCTCTCACCGGAAAGGTGACCGTCGACGGCATTTTCGGCCTTGTGGGCAGCATGAAAGCTGACGGATTGCCGCCGCTGATCGCCATGGTGTCGTTCGCCATTATCTTCCGGCACGGCCCGGAACGGTTCCTGGAACAGGCCAAAGAAGCCGGCTTCAGTGGGTTTATCGTACCTGATCTGCCCTCGGAGGAAGCAGCCGAACTGTCGGGGCTGATTCGAGCCGCCGGGATGGATCTGATTCAGTTGCTCGCTCCGACCACCACGCCGGCTCGCACGAAGGAAATTGTCGCCAATTCGAGCGGTTTCATTTACTGCATCGCAGTGGCGGGCACGACCGGGGAACGGGCGAGCGTCTCAGAGAACCTGATCACCCAGTTACGGCAGCTGAAGGAACAGACCGAGACGCCGCTTGTGGTCGGGTTCGGGATCAGCAAACCGGAGCATCTGGACCCGCTGCGGGATGTCGCCGATGGAGCCATTGTCGGCTCGGGGATCGTCAAATCTCTGCAGAAGTCGGCGGATGGAGAGAAATCGTTCGACGAAGCGCTGGAGGAAATCGAAGCCTTGGCCCGCAGCATGGCCGAGGCGGCTCATCAGAGTAGATAG
- a CDS encoding sigma-54-dependent transcriptional regulator: protein MPADTTDLNRFAIRVLVVDDDEPHAQAVADALKQINCDCTVCSESRKAVELIESENYDVVVTDLMMDEYDGLDILERTKNELPDAEVILLTGHGTINSAVAAMQGGAYTYLTKPLDIHELRKAVEKAATRVRLIRRNAELNRRLDEKFGFEGVIGNSPAMHKVIEKLKNVAPTDATVLIQGESGTGKELVARAIHQNSDRKNKPFVPLNISALPESILESELFGHEPGAFTGASTKRIGKFEYAIGGTLFLDEVGEMPMDTQIKLLRVLEDRKITRLGTNEEKTINVRLVAATNAPLQEMVEKGTFRRDLYYRMQVITIYLPPLRERRVDIPLLIDHFVKDNCKRYDKEATGPSRAARQAMMSYEWPGNIRQLRNAVERMVLLDTDGVLDVDDLPEEIVPEGWVENEDAEKTGTEIAGADQLVGRQLRDVEKYYIEQALELTGGKREEAASMLGIGERTLYRKIKEYDLKN, encoded by the coding sequence ATGCCAGCTGATACGACAGATCTGAATCGCTTTGCGATCCGTGTGCTGGTCGTCGATGACGATGAACCGCACGCACAGGCGGTTGCGGACGCCCTGAAGCAGATCAACTGCGACTGCACCGTCTGCAGCGAGAGCCGCAAGGCCGTGGAGCTGATCGAGAGCGAGAACTACGACGTCGTCGTGACCGACCTGATGATGGACGAGTACGACGGTCTCGACATTCTCGAGCGGACCAAGAATGAACTGCCGGATGCCGAGGTGATTCTGCTGACCGGGCACGGGACGATTAACTCGGCTGTGGCCGCGATGCAGGGGGGAGCCTACACGTACCTCACCAAGCCGCTCGATATCCATGAACTGCGTAAAGCCGTGGAAAAAGCGGCAACGCGAGTCCGGCTGATTCGTCGGAACGCGGAACTGAACCGGCGGCTCGATGAAAAGTTCGGCTTTGAAGGGGTGATCGGCAACAGCCCGGCGATGCATAAGGTCATCGAGAAGCTGAAGAACGTGGCTCCGACCGATGCGACCGTGCTAATTCAGGGCGAAAGCGGAACCGGGAAAGAACTCGTCGCCCGGGCCATTCACCAGAACAGCGACCGCAAGAACAAACCGTTCGTGCCGTTGAACATCTCGGCTCTTCCGGAAAGCATTCTGGAGAGTGAACTCTTTGGACATGAGCCGGGGGCGTTTACCGGGGCTTCGACCAAGCGAATCGGCAAGTTCGAATACGCGATCGGCGGCACGCTGTTTCTCGATGAAGTCGGCGAGATGCCGATGGATACGCAGATCAAACTGCTGCGTGTGCTGGAAGACCGGAAGATCACCCGGCTCGGCACGAATGAAGAAAAGACGATCAATGTTCGCCTGGTTGCAGCGACCAATGCTCCGCTGCAGGAGATGGTCGAGAAGGGTACGTTCCGTCGCGATTTGTATTACCGGATGCAGGTCATCACGATTTATCTGCCGCCACTTCGGGAACGTCGGGTCGACATTCCGCTGCTGATCGATCACTTCGTGAAAGACAACTGCAAGCGGTACGACAAGGAAGCGACCGGCCCCTCGCGAGCCGCCCGTCAGGCGATGATGTCCTACGAGTGGCCGGGGAACATTCGGCAGTTGCGAAACGCGGTCGAACGCATGGTGCTGCTTGATACCGACGGGGTCCTCGATGTCGACGACCTGCCGGAAGAAATTGTTCCGGAAGGCTGGGTCGAAAACGAAGACGCCGAGAAGACCGGGACGGAGATCGCGGGAGCCGATCAACTCGTCGGTCGGCAGCTTCGCGACGTTGAGAAGTACTACATCGAGCAGGCGCTGGAGTTGACCGGCGGCAAACGGGAAGAAGCCGCCTCGATGCTCGGCATCGGCGAGCGGACGCTGTACCGGAAGATCAAAGAGTACGATCTGAAGAACTGA
- a CDS encoding EF-hand domain-containing protein translates to MRKTFLGGGLMAALLGCSLVMAQPPEGDRDGRPPREGDRDGRPGDRPREGDRDGDRDGGRRGDGRGFGGRDGRPEPPPIIRALDANSDGKISAEEIANATKALKSLDTNNDGVLTGEEFDRPRDGGQGGRGGFGGGPGGPGGFSNMLSQFDQNKDGKVSKEEAPERMRENFDRMDANGDGFIDESDMQQMMERFRDQANQSMADRIKEMDKDGDGKVSKEEAPERMREGFDRIDTNADGFVDATEMQQMFDRFRQGGGRPGEGGRGPRDGEGRPRGEGGDRPERPKAEFE, encoded by the coding sequence ATGCGTAAGACATTCCTGGGTGGCGGCCTGATGGCCGCTCTGCTGGGTTGCTCACTGGTCATGGCTCAACCGCCGGAAGGAGACCGCGATGGTCGTCCGCCGCGCGAAGGAGATCGCGACGGGCGTCCCGGAGACCGCCCACGTGAGGGTGATCGTGATGGCGACCGCGACGGTGGACGTCGTGGCGACGGCCGAGGCTTCGGCGGACGTGATGGACGTCCGGAACCTCCTCCGATCATTCGCGCTCTCGATGCCAACAGCGATGGCAAGATCTCGGCGGAAGAGATTGCCAACGCCACCAAGGCCCTCAAATCGCTCGACACCAACAACGACGGCGTCCTGACCGGTGAAGAGTTCGACCGGCCTCGCGACGGCGGCCAGGGTGGACGCGGCGGCTTTGGCGGTGGTCCTGGTGGTCCGGGCGGCTTCAGCAACATGCTCAGTCAGTTCGACCAGAACAAAGACGGCAAAGTGAGCAAAGAAGAAGCCCCGGAACGCATGCGGGAGAACTTCGATCGCATGGACGCCAATGGCGATGGCTTCATCGATGAGTCTGACATGCAGCAGATGATGGAGCGGTTCCGCGATCAGGCCAACCAGAGCATGGCCGACCGGATCAAGGAGATGGACAAGGACGGCGACGGTAAAGTCAGCAAGGAAGAAGCCCCAGAACGTATGCGGGAAGGTTTCGACCGGATCGACACGAATGCCGATGGCTTTGTTGATGCCACCGAAATGCAGCAGATGTTCGATCGCTTCCGCCAGGGCGGTGGACGCCCCGGTGAAGGCGGACGTGGTCCTCGCGACGGTGAAGGCCGCCCCCGTGGTGAAGGTGGCGATCGTCCGGAACGTCCCAAAGCCGAATTCGAATAA
- a CDS encoding phosphoesterase produces the protein MSEKTAVEQVLVVPTLLFHEVGHFQGFMPNTEPYMKTLLDPMHTSYRPRDEMEQDTSYKQLIPYCIFMCEGQVFNYRRGTAQGEARLHSKRSVGVGGHISTLDENESEHAYIVGMRREIDEEIDIQAEYTQRLVGLINDDVTEVGKVHLGIVHIFEVNKPQVSPKEASMIETGFTSPAELLEQYDQFETWSQICIDALFRDQSGENSIAGVV, from the coding sequence ATGTCGGAGAAGACTGCCGTCGAACAGGTGCTGGTCGTGCCGACTCTGCTTTTTCACGAAGTGGGTCACTTTCAGGGATTCATGCCCAACACCGAGCCGTACATGAAGACACTCCTCGATCCGATGCACACGTCGTATCGGCCGCGCGATGAAATGGAGCAGGACACAAGCTACAAGCAGCTCATTCCCTACTGTATTTTCATGTGCGAGGGACAGGTGTTCAATTACCGCCGCGGCACCGCTCAGGGCGAAGCCCGTCTGCACAGCAAGCGTTCGGTCGGCGTTGGCGGACACATCTCCACCCTCGACGAGAATGAGTCGGAACACGCCTATATTGTCGGAATGCGGCGGGAAATCGACGAGGAAATCGACATTCAGGCCGAATACACGCAGCGGCTGGTCGGGCTGATTAACGACGACGTGACTGAAGTCGGAAAGGTCCATTTAGGCATTGTTCACATCTTTGAGGTGAATAAGCCGCAAGTTTCGCCCAAAGAAGCGTCGATGATAGAGACAGGATTTACCTCCCCTGCGGAGTTGTTGGAGCAATACGACCAGTTTGAAACGTGGTCTCAGATCTGCATCGATGCCCTGTTCCGCGATCAATCGGGAGAGAACTCAATCGCAGGAGTCGTGTAG
- a CDS encoding DUF1552 domain-containing protein, which yields MVPIFRKRLSRRTVLRGAGAALGLPFLDAMVPALNAEERLEKPPVRNAFLFMPNGVRPDHYTPPGDDEQFELTPMLASLKNVKSEITLLENLWNEQTSGRNGHWPKVPAFLSGGYVVRTSGRDMDTGGISVDQVLASTVGQGTPLPSFELGVDEAYTGVDNIGGGFTRIYGSHIAWRDPHTPVPKEILPQLAFDRLFRTGPATPVLSGFTTQHPEVQKSLARDDLSVLDLVREDAKSLRNQVGVSDRAKLDEYLESVRSIERRIETSLKPQKRWINDNSFDVKRPKAGVPEQHIEHVRLMLDIMVLAFWTDTTRVGTFMFGNAQTGRNFSFLDGVNGSFHGLSHHRNEEDKLLQYEKIGTWHFEQLAYVLEKMKSLPEAGGSLLDHSLVMFGSTLRDGNSHDNHNLPIILAGRGNGFVRPGRRIRYEKDTPLCNLYLTMLQQQHGLDHKTFGDSTGALDKLS from the coding sequence ATGGTCCCGATTTTCCGCAAACGTCTCTCTCGCCGCACTGTTCTCCGTGGAGCCGGAGCCGCCCTCGGCCTTCCGTTTCTCGATGCCATGGTGCCGGCTCTCAACGCCGAAGAGCGACTTGAGAAACCGCCGGTTCGCAACGCATTCCTGTTCATGCCGAACGGCGTTCGCCCCGATCACTACACGCCGCCGGGAGACGACGAGCAGTTCGAGCTCACGCCGATGCTCGCTTCGCTGAAGAACGTGAAGAGTGAGATCACGCTGCTGGAAAATCTGTGGAACGAACAGACCTCGGGTCGCAATGGACACTGGCCGAAAGTGCCGGCGTTTCTCTCAGGGGGATACGTCGTTCGCACATCCGGCCGCGATATGGACACCGGCGGCATCTCCGTCGATCAGGTGCTGGCGTCCACCGTTGGTCAGGGAACGCCCCTCCCTTCATTCGAACTCGGTGTCGACGAAGCCTACACCGGAGTGGACAACATCGGTGGCGGCTTCACTCGCATTTATGGATCGCATATCGCCTGGCGCGATCCGCATACGCCGGTGCCGAAGGAAATTCTTCCGCAGCTCGCTTTTGACCGACTCTTCCGGACCGGACCGGCGACGCCCGTTCTGTCGGGCTTCACCACGCAGCATCCCGAAGTGCAGAAGTCGCTGGCTCGCGATGATCTCAGCGTGCTTGACCTCGTTCGGGAAGACGCGAAGTCGCTGCGTAACCAGGTCGGCGTCAGCGACCGGGCCAAGCTCGATGAGTATCTCGAATCGGTCCGTTCCATTGAACGTCGGATTGAAACCTCGCTCAAGCCGCAGAAGCGCTGGATCAACGACAACAGTTTCGATGTGAAGCGTCCGAAGGCCGGCGTCCCCGAGCAGCACATCGAGCATGTCCGCCTGATGCTCGACATCATGGTGCTCGCCTTCTGGACCGACACCACGCGCGTCGGGACCTTCATGTTCGGCAACGCGCAGACCGGGCGGAACTTCTCGTTCCTCGACGGAGTCAACGGCAGCTTCCACGGGCTGTCGCATCATCGCAATGAAGAAGACAAGCTGCTGCAGTACGAGAAAATCGGCACGTGGCACTTCGAGCAGCTGGCCTATGTGCTGGAGAAGATGAAGTCACTTCCGGAAGCGGGCGGCTCCCTGCTCGACCACAGCCTGGTGATGTTCGGCTCCACGCTGCGGGACGGCAACAGCCACGACAATCACAACCTGCCGATCATTCTGGCGGGTCGCGGGAATGGATTCGTCCGTCCGGGACGCCGCATCCGGTATGAAAAAGACACGCCGCTGTGTAACCTGTATCTGACCATGCTTCAACAACAGCATGGTCTGGACCACAAGACCTTCGGAGACAGCACCGGCGCGCTCGACAAACTCAGCTGA
- a CDS encoding Gfo/Idh/MocA family protein translates to MRQHLGFCAIFSLLVFASTIGSLSPQTTLAADQKEDSGDVLRIGIIGLDTSHAVHFTRTLNSENPLPEFAGCRVVAAYPKGSPDIESSVSRVPQYTEDVKKHGVEIVDSIPALLEKVDAVLLETNDGRPHLEQVLPVLKAGKPVFVDKPVAGSLADAIAIYKAAEKYDVPLFTSSSLRYTTGAQEIVAGAIGDVLGCDAFSPCPLEPTHPDLFWYGIHGCETLFTVMGPGCETVTRVHTDVCDVVVGTWSDGRIGTFRGRRGKDGKYMGGYGGTAFGTKGARPIGSFSGYEPLLKEIIAFFKSGEPPVSKEETLQIYAFMEAADECKRQGYKTVNISDVMEKASAKADERLKALE, encoded by the coding sequence ATGAGACAACACCTGGGATTCTGTGCGATTTTCTCGCTGCTGGTTTTCGCTTCGACCATCGGCTCACTTTCACCGCAAACAACTCTCGCGGCAGACCAGAAGGAGGATTCGGGCGACGTGTTACGCATCGGCATCATCGGACTGGACACCTCTCACGCCGTCCACTTCACGCGCACGCTCAACAGTGAAAATCCCCTGCCCGAATTCGCCGGCTGCCGTGTGGTCGCCGCCTATCCGAAAGGCAGCCCGGATATCGAATCGAGCGTGAGCCGCGTGCCGCAGTACACCGAAGACGTCAAAAAGCATGGCGTCGAAATCGTCGACTCGATCCCCGCTCTCCTCGAGAAGGTCGATGCCGTCCTGCTCGAAACCAACGACGGCCGTCCGCACCTCGAACAGGTTCTCCCGGTACTCAAAGCCGGCAAGCCGGTCTTCGTCGACAAGCCGGTCGCCGGATCTCTGGCCGATGCCATCGCCATCTACAAAGCCGCCGAGAAGTACGACGTCCCGCTGTTTACGTCGTCGTCCCTTCGCTACACCACCGGCGCTCAGGAAATTGTCGCCGGCGCCATCGGCGACGTTCTCGGCTGCGATGCCTTCAGCCCCTGCCCGCTGGAGCCGACGCATCCGGATCTGTTCTGGTACGGCATCCACGGCTGCGAAACGCTCTTCACCGTGATGGGCCCCGGCTGTGAAACTGTGACCCGCGTGCATACCGACGTCTGTGATGTCGTCGTCGGCACCTGGTCAGACGGTCGCATCGGCACCTTCCGCGGCCGCCGTGGTAAAGACGGCAAATACATGGGCGGCTACGGCGGAACGGCCTTCGGCACCAAAGGCGCCCGTCCCATCGGCAGCTTCAGCGGCTACGAACCCCTGCTGAAAGAGATCATCGCCTTCTTCAAGTCAGGCGAACCACCCGTCAGCAAGGAAGAAACGCTGCAGATCTACGCCTTCATGGAAGCAGCCGACGAATGCAAACGCCAGGGCTACAAAACGGTCAACATCAGCGACGTGATGGAAAAAGCGTCGGCCAAGGCCGATGAACGCCTGAAGGCGCTGGAGTAG
- a CDS encoding REP-associated tyrosine transposase, whose protein sequence is MSSKRRVFEDLRYVHFVTFSCFHRRKLLSHDRICQVVLGNLREQLVSFNAACVGFVLMPDHVHGLFQFAESGDLGRFIQRWKSRSSYFAKQLFADGLHEYAYHFDGSSPFWQRKYYDFPIESREKLLEKLQYIHENPVRAGLVTSARDWRWSSARWYELRKSVGVPITWID, encoded by the coding sequence ATGTCATCCAAACGGCGAGTCTTTGAAGATCTGCGCTACGTCCACTTCGTGACGTTCTCCTGCTTTCATCGTCGCAAGCTGCTGAGTCACGACCGCATCTGTCAGGTCGTTCTCGGGAACCTCAGAGAGCAGCTCGTCTCATTCAACGCCGCGTGCGTCGGTTTCGTACTGATGCCGGACCATGTCCACGGCCTCTTTCAGTTTGCAGAATCAGGCGATCTCGGACGGTTCATTCAGCGGTGGAAATCACGGTCTTCGTATTTCGCTAAGCAGCTGTTTGCAGACGGACTTCACGAATACGCCTACCATTTCGATGGTTCGTCTCCGTTCTGGCAGCGGAAGTACTACGATTTCCCCATCGAGAGTCGCGAGAAACTCCTCGAGAAACTGCAGTACATCCACGAAAACCCGGTCCGGGCGGGACTTGTAACGTCTGCTCGTGACTGGCGGTGGAGTTCAGCTCGATGGTATGAACTCCGCAAGTCCGTCGGCGTGCCGATCACATGGATCGACTGA